The following coding sequences are from one Syngnathus acus chromosome 14, fSynAcu1.2, whole genome shotgun sequence window:
- the birc2 gene encoding baculoviral IAP repeat-containing protein 2 encodes MDTLVQLKNNQFLMSLCRSGPPPDLQYDNSSELFRISTFARFPASAVSERSLARAGWFYTGVGDRVQCFRCNVTAEGWLAGDCPAEKHRQLSPSCPFVQSLPSAANLLSSSHSAFSPLRVATIVPLPGPAAPNPAAGPGEEPAGYLNMGFSGPPPPSSPLSSRGVEDMSHQRPACHNPAMRREQDRLDSFHTWTLSTITPAELAKAGFYFLGLGDHVACFSCGGQLSNWEPGDRASSEHQRHYPNCRFVRGDRTDNVSLAGPAPPLSSSSSQLSSAALNNVSNPSMRQSDERLLTFVNWPTRIPVRPEQLAKAGFYYVGRNDDVKCFCCDGGLRCWESGDDPWVEHAKWFPRCEYLLQEKGQEFVHQIQARFPRLFEQLLTNGDSSREFVDPPVVHLGPGDERCEDAVMMNTPVIKSALEMGFERSLVKQTVQSKILSSGENYRTVQELVSDLLSAEDQKREEEREMMAEAMASDGFTFVKRHQAALVQRLKSVEPVSEHLREQNVLSAEEYSGLQAQTSPQQQTARLIELVLTKGNAAAEVFRNWIQKNDVHLLRELMAQSNEAASPSQDLSGLPMEEQLRRLQEERTCKVCMDKEVNIVFIPCGHLVVCKDCAPSLRKCPICRGLVKGTVRTFLS; translated from the exons ATGGACACTCTGGTTCAACTGAAGAACAATCAATTTTTGATGAGCCTCTGTCGCAGCGGACCCCCGCCTGACCTGCAGTATGACAACTCCTCAG AACTCTTCCGCATCTCCACCTTCGCCCGCTTCCCGGCGTCGGCCGTCAGTGAGCGCAGCCTTGCGCGCGCCGGCTGGTTCTACACGGGCGTGGGGGACCGCGTGCAGTGCTTCCGCTGCAACGTGACGGCCGAGGGCTGGCTGGCGGGCGATTGTCCCGCCGAGAAGCACCGGCAGCTGTCGCCGTCCTGCCCCTTTGTGCAGAGTCTGCCGTCCGCCGCCAACCTGCTCTCCTCCTCGCACTCGGCCTTCTCGCCTCTCCGTGTCgccaccatcgtaccg cTTCCTGGTCCAGCTGCACCGAACCCAGCGGCAGGTCCAGGCGAGGAGCCGGCGGGATACCTGAACATGGGCTTCTcggggccgccgccgccttctAGCCCGCTGAGCTCCCGCGGCGTGGAGGACATGTCGCACCAGCGGCCCGCCTGCCACAACCCGGCCATGCGGCGTGAGCAGGATCGCCTGGACTCGTTCCACACATGGACGCTGTCCACCATCACGCCGGCTGAGCTGGCCAAGGCCGGCTTCTACTTCCTCGGGCTAGGCGACCACGTGGCCTGTTTCAGCTGTGGCGGGCAG CTGAGCAACTGGGAGCCGGGCGATCGCGCCTCGTCGGAGCACCAGCGCCACTACCCCAACTGCCGCTTTGTGCGAGGCGACCGCACTGACAACGTGTCACTGGCAGGGCCGGCGCCGCCCTTGTCGTCGTCATCCTCGCAGTTGTCGTCCGCCGCCCTCAACAACGTGTCCAACCCGTCCATGCGGCAGAGTGACGAGCGGCTGCTCACCTTTGTCAACTGGCCCACGCGCATCCCCGTCAGGCCCGAACAGCTGGCCAAAGCCGGATTCTACTATGTCG GTCGCAACGATGACGTGAAGTGCTTCTGCTGTGATGGAGGTTTGCGCTGCTGGGAGTCAGGAGACGATCCCTGGGTGGAACACGCAAAATGGTTTCCACG GTGTGAATATTTGCTGCAGGAGAAAGGTCAAGAATTTGTGCATCAGATTCAGGCGCGCTTCCCTCGACTTTTTGAGCAG CTTCTGACAAACGGAGACAGCAGCAGAGAGTTTGTGGATCCACCAG TTGTGCATCTGGGCCCGGGCGACGAGCGTTGCGAGGACGCGGTGATGATGAACACGCCGGTCATCAAGTCGGCCCTGGAAATGGGCTTCGAGCGTAGCCTGGTCAAGCAGACGGTGCAGAGCAAGATCCTCAGCAGCGGTGAGAACTACCGCACCGTCCAAGAACTGGTCTCGGACCTGCTCAGCGCCGAGGATCagaagagggaggaggagcgAGAGATGATGGCCGAGGCTATGGCGTCGG ACGGTTTCACGTTTGTCAAGCGACACCAGGCGGCTCTGGTGCAGCGGCTCAAGAGCGTGGAGCCTGTCTCGGAACATCTCAGAGAGCAAAATGTGCTAA GCGCCGAGGAATACAGCGGGCTTCAGGCGCAGACGTCGCCGCAGCAGCAGACGGCTCGTCTCATCGAGCTGGTCCTCACGAAAGGCAACGCGGCCGCAGAGGTTTTTCGCAACTGGATCCAAAAGAACGACGTGCATCTGCTAAGAGAGCTCATGG ctCAGTCCAACGAAGCAGCATCTCCTAGCCAAGACCTGTCGGGTCTTCCCATGGAGGAGCAACTGCGGCGTCTCCAGGAGGAGCGAACGTGCAAAGTGTGCATGGACAAGGAGGTCAACATCGTCTTCATCCCGTGCGGACACCTGGTGGTGTGCAAGGACTGCGCCCCGTCCCTACGCAAGTGTCCCATCTGTCGAGGCTTGGTCAAAGGCACGGTGCGCACCTTTCTCTCATAA
- the rpl23a gene encoding 60S ribosomal protein L23a: MAPKVKKAAVPVKTEVKSKALKAKKAVLKGVHSHKKKKIRTSPTFHRPKTLRLRRQPKYPRKSAPRRNKLDHYAIIKYPLTTESAMKKIEDNNTLVFIVAVKANKHQIKHAVRKLYDIDVSKVNTLIRPDGEKKAYVRLAPDYDALDVANKIGII, encoded by the exons ATGGCACCGAAGGTGAAGAAGGCAG CGGTTCCCGTCAAGACGGAGGTCAAATCGAAGGCTCTGAAGGCCAAGAAAGCCGTTCTCAAAGGCGTCCACAGccataagaaaaagaaaatcaggaCTTCTCCCACCTTCCATCGTCCCAAGACCCTCCGTCTGCGCCGGCAGCCCAAGTACCCCCGCAAGAGCGCCCCCCGCAGAAACAA GTTGGATCATTATGCCATCATCAAGTACCCACTGACCACCGAGTCAGCCATGAAGAAGATCGAGGACAACAACACGCTGGTGTTCATTGTAGCCGTCAAGGCCAACAAGCACCAGATCAAACACGCCGTCAGAAAACTCTACGACATCGACGTCTCCAAAGTCAACACGCTCATCAG GCCGGACGGCGAGAAGAAGGCGTACGTCCGCCTGGCGCCAGACTATGACGCGTTGGACGTTGCAAACAAG ATTGGAATCATCTAA